A window of the Callospermophilus lateralis isolate mCalLat2 chromosome 7, mCalLat2.hap1, whole genome shotgun sequence genome harbors these coding sequences:
- the B4galt2 gene encoding beta-1,4-galactosyltransferase 2 isoform X1, with the protein MLRATSQPGPSWPGLLSSETSPWLLEGLNEVMSMKCSCIVATQPAAGCPGPLGGPAAACGMSRLLGGTLERVCKAVLLLCLLHFLVAVILYFDVYAQHLAFFSRFSARGPTRALHLAASSTTNCSRPNATAPSSGLPEVPSARPGPTVPVLPPCPDLPPGLVGRLLIEFTSPMPLERVQRENPGVLLGGRYTPPDCTPAQTVAVIIPFRHREHHLRYWLHYLHPILRRQRLRYGIYVINQHGEDTFNRAKLLNVGFLEALKEDAAYDCFIFSDVDLVPMDDRNLYRCGDQPRHFAIAMDKFGFRLPYAGYFGGVSGLSKAQFLRINGFPNEYWGWGGEDDDIFNRISLTGMKISRPDIRIGRYRMIKHDRDKHNEPNPQRFTKIQNTKLTMKRDGIGSVRYQVLEVSRQPLFTNITVDIGRPPSWPPRG; encoded by the exons ATGCTGAGGGCCACTTCCCAGCCTGGTCCCAGTTGGCCTGGCCTGCTTTCCTCTGAGACCTCACCATGGCTCCTGGAAGGACTAAATGAAGTCATGAGTATGAAGTGTTCCTGCATTGTAGCTACTCA GCCGGCAGCCGGATGCCCGGGCCCATTGGGCGGGCCGGCGGCCGCCTGCGGGATGAGCAGACTGCTGGGGGGGACGCTGGAGCGCGTCTGCAAGGCTGTGCTCCTTCTCTGCCTGCTGCACTTCCTTGTGGCCGTCATCCTGTACTTTGACGTCTACGCCCAGCATCTGGCCTTCTTCAGCCGCTTCAGTGCCCGTGGCCCCACCCGTGCCCTCCATCTGGCAGCCAGCAGCACCACCAACTGCTCTCGGCCCAACGCCACTGCCCCCAGCTCTGGGCTCCCTGAGGTCCCCAGTGCCCGGCCCGGCCCCACAGTTCCTGTCCTCCCACCCTGTCCTGACCTACCACCTGGTCTTG TGGGCCGACTACTGATTGAGTTCACCTCACCCATGCCCCTGGAGCGGGTGCAGAGggagaacccaggtgtgcttctgGGGGGCCGCTACACACCGCCTGACTGCACCCCAGCCCAGACAGTGGCAGTCATCATCCCCTTTAGACACCGGGAGCATCACCTGCGCTACTGGCTCCACTATCTGCACCCCATCTTGAGGCGGCAGCGGCTACGCTATGGCATCTATGTCATCAATCAG CATGGTGAGGACACCTTCAACCGGGCCAAGCTGCTCAACGTGGGTTTCCTAGAGGCATTGAAGGAGGACGCGGCCTATGACTGCTTCATTTTCAGCGATGTGGACCTGGTCCCCATGGATGATCGCAATCTGTACCGCTGTGGCGACCAGCCCCGCCACTTTGCCATTGCCATGGACAAATTTGGCTTCCG GCTGCCCTATGCTGGCTACTTTGGAGGTGTGTCAGGCTTGAGCAAGGCCCAGTTTCTGAGAATCAATGGCTTCCCCAACGAGTACTGGGGCTGGGGTGGCGAGGATGATGACATCTTCAACCG GATCTCCCTGACTGGGATGAAGATCTCACGCCCAGACATCCGAATAGGCCGCTACCGTATGATCAAGCACGACCGGGACAAGCATAACGAGCCCAACCCTCAGAG GTTTACCAAGATTCAAAATACAAAGCTGACCATGAAGCGGGACGGCATCGGGTCTGTGCGGTACCAGGTCTTAGAAGTGTCTCGGCAACCACTCTTCACCAACATTACAGTGGACATTGGGCGCCCTCCATCATGGCCCCCTCGGGGCTGA
- the B4galt2 gene encoding beta-1,4-galactosyltransferase 2 isoform X2 codes for MSRLLGGTLERVCKAVLLLCLLHFLVAVILYFDVYAQHLAFFSRFSARGPTRALHLAASSTTNCSRPNATAPSSGLPEVPSARPGPTVPVLPPCPDLPPGLVGRLLIEFTSPMPLERVQRENPGVLLGGRYTPPDCTPAQTVAVIIPFRHREHHLRYWLHYLHPILRRQRLRYGIYVINQHGEDTFNRAKLLNVGFLEALKEDAAYDCFIFSDVDLVPMDDRNLYRCGDQPRHFAIAMDKFGFRLPYAGYFGGVSGLSKAQFLRINGFPNEYWGWGGEDDDIFNRISLTGMKISRPDIRIGRYRMIKHDRDKHNEPNPQRFTKIQNTKLTMKRDGIGSVRYQVLEVSRQPLFTNITVDIGRPPSWPPRG; via the exons ATGAGCAGACTGCTGGGGGGGACGCTGGAGCGCGTCTGCAAGGCTGTGCTCCTTCTCTGCCTGCTGCACTTCCTTGTGGCCGTCATCCTGTACTTTGACGTCTACGCCCAGCATCTGGCCTTCTTCAGCCGCTTCAGTGCCCGTGGCCCCACCCGTGCCCTCCATCTGGCAGCCAGCAGCACCACCAACTGCTCTCGGCCCAACGCCACTGCCCCCAGCTCTGGGCTCCCTGAGGTCCCCAGTGCCCGGCCCGGCCCCACAGTTCCTGTCCTCCCACCCTGTCCTGACCTACCACCTGGTCTTG TGGGCCGACTACTGATTGAGTTCACCTCACCCATGCCCCTGGAGCGGGTGCAGAGggagaacccaggtgtgcttctgGGGGGCCGCTACACACCGCCTGACTGCACCCCAGCCCAGACAGTGGCAGTCATCATCCCCTTTAGACACCGGGAGCATCACCTGCGCTACTGGCTCCACTATCTGCACCCCATCTTGAGGCGGCAGCGGCTACGCTATGGCATCTATGTCATCAATCAG CATGGTGAGGACACCTTCAACCGGGCCAAGCTGCTCAACGTGGGTTTCCTAGAGGCATTGAAGGAGGACGCGGCCTATGACTGCTTCATTTTCAGCGATGTGGACCTGGTCCCCATGGATGATCGCAATCTGTACCGCTGTGGCGACCAGCCCCGCCACTTTGCCATTGCCATGGACAAATTTGGCTTCCG GCTGCCCTATGCTGGCTACTTTGGAGGTGTGTCAGGCTTGAGCAAGGCCCAGTTTCTGAGAATCAATGGCTTCCCCAACGAGTACTGGGGCTGGGGTGGCGAGGATGATGACATCTTCAACCG GATCTCCCTGACTGGGATGAAGATCTCACGCCCAGACATCCGAATAGGCCGCTACCGTATGATCAAGCACGACCGGGACAAGCATAACGAGCCCAACCCTCAGAG GTTTACCAAGATTCAAAATACAAAGCTGACCATGAAGCGGGACGGCATCGGGTCTGTGCGGTACCAGGTCTTAGAAGTGTCTCGGCAACCACTCTTCACCAACATTACAGTGGACATTGGGCGCCCTCCATCATGGCCCCCTCGGGGCTGA